Proteins encoded by one window of Lathyrus oleraceus cultivar Zhongwan6 chromosome 1, CAAS_Psat_ZW6_1.0, whole genome shotgun sequence:
- the LOC127102176 gene encoding uncharacterized protein LOC127102176 — protein sequence MDMAPDRRQLQSMFQHDKESFKEYAQRWRELASQVEPPLAENNLAELFIDTAQPQFYEKMVGSASLGFSELVAIKARVEYGLRNGKLAAVAGTSKAIPKKFSGGFPRKKERETNDVTVGQGRAPPRRRQQQYSQLQYAYQAPPAYRPAPVQQRAAVPLVYQQAPATPVYQQPRAQAPRQNAQNQNRRQGDRATFNPIPMSYTELYPSLLQKGLVVPRPMGPPPDRLPPWYNPNAHCPFHEGAPGHDLEGCYTLKHRVRELIESKILSFKDMGPNVKNNTLPPHGDPAVNAIKDAFVGVMVDKVDDVKIPLAAFHARLVEVGLINDRHDNCEECATHPRGCQMVRDNIQNLMNKGVLQISSVMKNEDVLVIEHCFNLPEPVEIPYYSGGVVPANSQPLPVEICMPTPFPYESTKVVPWKYEITAVDKVVKGSANINVTESVSEDVTNITGMSRMTRSGRIYTPEFNVTPQGPAKESTVAAPTKEPEVVQSEDDVEFLKLIKRSDYKVMDQLHQTPSKISILSMLLNSKAHMEALLKVLAQAHVTQSITVDQFDGVVANITACNTLSFSGEELPEDGHNHNRALHISVKCKDDALARVLVDIGSSPNVMPKRTLTKFLIKDQL from the exons atggacatggcgcctgacagaagACAGTTGCAAAGCATGTTCCAGCATGACAAGGAGtccttcaaggaatatgcccagagatggagagaattggcttCTCAGGTTGAACCACCTCTAGCCGAGAATAATTTGGCTGAACTATTCATCGACACTGCCCAACCCCAATTCtatgagaagatggttggaagtgCTTCCTTGGGATTCTCCGAGCTTGTTGCTATAAAGGCTCGCGTCGAATATGGTTTAAGAAATGGCAAGCTTGCGGCTGTAGCTGGAACTTCAAAAGCTATTCCAAAGAAGTTCTCTGGAGGGTTTCCCAGAAAGAAGGAAAGGGAAACAAATGATGTGACTGTTGGCCAAGGAAGAGCCCCTCCAAGAAGGAGACAACAACAATATTCGCAACTGCAGTAT GCCTATCAAGCGCCTCCAGCTTACCGACCAGCTCCAGTTCAACAACGTGCTGCGGTTCCTCTAGTTTATCAACAAGCACCAGCAACTCCTGTCTATCAACAACCGAGAGCTCAAGCTCCGAGGCAAAATGCTCAAAACCAAAATAGGAGGCAAGGGGATAGGGCGACCTTCAATCCAATCCCAATGTCGTACACTGAGCTTTATCCCTCCCTGTTGCAAAAGGGTTTGGTGGTTCCCAGACCTATGGGACCTCCACCTGATCGTCTTCCTCCATGGTACAACCCTAATGCACACTGTCCTTTTCATGAAGGTGCTCCCGGGCATGACCTAGAAGGTTGTTACACTCTGAAGCATAGGGTTCGTGAACTGATTGAAAGCAAGATCCTGTCCTTTAAGGATATGGGACCAAATGTGAAGAACAATACTCTTCCTCCCCATGGAGATCCTGCAGTAAACGCCATTAAAGATGCCTTTGTTGGTGTTATGGTTGATAAGGTGGATGATGTTAAGATTCCTTTGGCAGCATTCCATGCCCGATTGGTGGAAGTTGGCCTGATTAATGATCGCCATGACAACTGCGAAGAGTGTGCCACACACCCAAGAGGGTGTCAGATGGTACGAGATAATATCCAAAACTTGATGAATAAAGGAGTGCTGCAGATATCCAGCGTTATGAAGAATGAAGATGTGTTGGTAATTGAACATTGCTTCAATTTACCAGAACCAGTTGAGATCCCATATTACAGTGGTGGAGTGGTTCCGGCGAATAGTCAGCCGTTGCCTGTTGAGATATGTATGCCCACGCCTTTTCCATATGAGAGCACCAAGGTCGTACCTTGGAAATATGAGATTACCGCTGTGGACAAGGTTGTTAAAGGAAGTGCAAACATTAATGTGACAGAATCTGTAAGTGAAGATGTCACCAATATTACAGGAATGAGCagaatgacccgtagtggtcgaatCTATACGCCTGAATTCAATGTGACTCCTCAAGGTCCGGCCAAGGAATCTACAGTTGCAGCTCCCACTAAAGAACCCGAAGTGGTCCAATCCGAAGATGATGTCGAATTCTTGAAGTTGATTAAGAGAAGTGACTACAAGGTTATGGACCAGTTGCATCAAACACCATCTAAGATCTCTATTCTGTCTATGTTATTGAACTCCAAAGCCCACATGGAGGCTTTGTTGAAGGTGCTTGCCCAAGCTCATGTAACGCAAAGCATAACAGTAGACCAGTTTGATGGGGTGGTTGCAAATATCACAGCTTGCAATACTTTGAGCTTCAGTGGAGAGGAATTACCCGAGGATGGACACAATCACAATCGTGCTCTGCACATCTCAGTAaaatgcaaagatgatgctttggcaAGAGTCTTGGTTGATATCGGATCTTCTCCGAATGTTATGCCAAAGAGAACACTCACCAAGTTTCTTATCAAGGACCAACTATGA